The Devosia sp. A16 genome includes a window with the following:
- a CDS encoding acyl-CoA thioesterase translates to MTTETSSAEPKGALTIRTLAMPADTNPAGDIFGGWVLSQMDIAGSICAVERVLGRVATVAVEAMTFIAPVKVGDVLCVYTSIERVGNTSITIAMEAWARRNRLADRVKVTEGRFVYVALDEHGQKRIIPR, encoded by the coding sequence ATGACCACCGAAACCTCCAGCGCCGAGCCCAAAGGCGCCCTCACCATTCGCACGCTCGCCATGCCGGCCGACACCAATCCGGCGGGCGACATCTTTGGCGGCTGGGTGCTGAGCCAGATGGATATTGCCGGCTCGATCTGCGCGGTCGAGCGCGTGCTGGGCCGCGTCGCCACCGTCGCCGTCGAGGCGATGACGTTCATCGCTCCGGTCAAGGTCGGCGACGTGCTGTGCGTCTACACCTCGATCGAGCGGGTCGGGAACACCTCGATCACCATTGCCATGGAGGCCTGGGCCCGCCGCAATCGCCTCGCCGATCGGGTGAAGGTCACCGAGGGCCGCTTCGTCTACGTGGCGCTCGACGAGCATGGGCAAAAGCGCATCATACCGCGCTGA
- a CDS encoding MFS transporter produces MDSRLYWLALAAFVGAIEGGLIAGLLPLIGADLRVSLGQAGLVVLFYSLAYAFGPPLLALLLGGVGRRRILAGSEFGFALCALLIVLSTTFEALVVVRTALAVVAGTYTGTAMATAAMIAPYGKRGRYMQVISMGQAIAALAGVPLGAWIAAQFGWRVVYVMLAIMAGLAATALYLRLPRGMLGDTLSIRDRLKVLRNPGVGRALLSTLLFMIGSSPLIVYIGALMSAVGVGYEALPLVLLAGGIGAVACSATAGRMSDRLGSGRTATIAGLAVIVVMLVFFGLSYLPPAFALPALMLTVGAQGFVGRTYSIAVASHMAQIAPGAVPVAISLNMSAFMIGMAVAAALGGIVLDSWGATALPLIGAPLVALALLVWRSVPMGHGERRDDEE; encoded by the coding sequence ATGGATTCGCGGCTGTATTGGCTGGCGCTGGCGGCATTTGTCGGGGCCATCGAGGGTGGGCTGATTGCCGGGTTGCTGCCGCTGATCGGCGCCGACCTGCGGGTGAGCCTGGGGCAGGCGGGCCTCGTGGTGCTGTTCTATTCGCTGGCCTATGCCTTCGGCCCGCCGCTGCTGGCGTTGCTGCTGGGCGGAGTGGGGCGGCGGCGGATCCTCGCCGGTTCGGAATTCGGCTTTGCGCTCTGCGCGCTGCTCATCGTGCTCTCCACCACCTTCGAAGCGCTGGTCGTGGTGCGGACGGCGCTGGCGGTGGTGGCCGGCACCTATACCGGCACCGCCATGGCGACGGCGGCGATGATCGCGCCCTATGGCAAGCGCGGCCGCTACATGCAGGTGATCAGCATGGGCCAGGCGATCGCGGCCCTCGCCGGGGTGCCGCTCGGCGCCTGGATCGCAGCGCAGTTCGGCTGGCGCGTCGTCTATGTGATGCTGGCGATCATGGCCGGGCTGGCGGCGACCGCGCTTTATCTGCGGCTGCCGCGCGGCATGCTGGGCGATACGCTGAGCATTCGCGATCGGCTCAAGGTGCTGCGCAACCCGGGCGTCGGCCGGGCGCTGCTCTCGACCCTCTTGTTCATGATCGGCTCGTCGCCGCTGATCGTCTATATCGGCGCGCTGATGTCGGCGGTGGGCGTCGGCTACGAGGCGCTGCCGCTGGTGCTGCTGGCCGGCGGCATCGGCGCGGTGGCGTGCAGCGCCACTGCCGGGCGCATGTCGGACCGGCTGGGCAGCGGGCGGACCGCGACCATTGCCGGACTGGCGGTGATCGTGGTGATGCTGGTGTTCTTCGGCCTCAGCTACCTGCCGCCGGCCTTCGCGCTGCCGGCGCTGATGCTGACGGTGGGGGCGCAGGGGTTCGTCGGCCGGACCTATTCCATCGCGGTGGCGAGCCACATGGCGCAGATCGCCCCGGGCGCGGTGCCGGTCGCCATCTCGCTCAACATGTCGGCCTTCATGATCGGCATGGCGGTGGCGGCAGCGCTGGGCGGCATCGTGCTGGACAGCTGGGGCGCCACGGCGCTGCCGCTGATCGGCGCGCCGCTGGTGGCGCTGGCGCTGCTGGTGTGGCGCTCGGTGCCGATGGGGCATGGCGAGCGGCGGGATGACGAGGAGTGA
- a CDS encoding very short patch repair endonuclease, translating to MSRFTGAGRPTIVSNERKLAQMDNLTKQHRSWLMSRVKNKNTLPELVVRRILHRLGGRFRLHKANLPGRPDIVMPSRKLAIFVHGCFWHAHECRAGRRPSANQEFWMEKSEANRRRDDRKVRELQALGWKTEVIWECETRDEQRLEAKLLQLLTDYPRARASSLA from the coding sequence ATGAGCCGATTTACGGGGGCTGGGCGCCCCACAATCGTCTCAAACGAGCGTAAGTTGGCTCAGATGGACAATCTGACTAAGCAGCACCGCAGTTGGCTGATGAGCCGCGTCAAAAACAAAAACACGCTTCCAGAGTTGGTGGTTCGAAGGATACTACATCGTCTAGGAGGTCGCTTTCGCCTGCACAAGGCTAACCTACCGGGACGTCCAGATATCGTGATGCCATCCCGGAAGCTTGCAATATTCGTCCATGGTTGCTTTTGGCATGCTCATGAGTGCCGCGCTGGGCGACGGCCAAGTGCCAACCAAGAATTCTGGATGGAAAAATCAGAGGCAAACCGGAGACGAGACGATCGCAAAGTTAGGGAACTCCAGGCATTGGGATGGAAGACAGAGGTGATCTGGGAGTGCGAGACGCGTGACGAGCAACGGCTGGAAGCTAAGCTACTGCAGTTACTAACTGACTACCCCCGCGCCCGAGCGAGTTCGTTGGCTTGA
- a CDS encoding dihydrofolate reductase family protein, translating into MKLVTTTFVSLDGVYQGPGSPDEDRSDGFARGGWFVPYIEQGFMDQARRWLEQADGLLLGRRTYESFGRDWPEMNKPDDAIGLMMNRLPKYVASATLAATPWGPATLLRGAVLQEIEALKARPGRELQVHGSGSLAGSLLAAGLVDELRLVVAPVIVGAGHRLFKHSDAATAMRAVRNETTPGGLNVQVFERVGEAEYGTFQRP; encoded by the coding sequence ATGAAGCTGGTGACCACGACCTTCGTCTCGCTAGATGGAGTCTATCAGGGGCCGGGCAGCCCGGACGAGGACCGCAGCGACGGTTTCGCGCGGGGTGGCTGGTTCGTGCCCTATATCGAGCAGGGTTTTATGGACCAGGCGCGGCGCTGGCTGGAGCAGGCCGATGGCCTGCTGCTCGGCCGGCGGACCTATGAGAGTTTTGGGCGCGACTGGCCGGAGATGAACAAGCCTGACGATGCCATCGGGCTGATGATGAACCGGCTGCCCAAATACGTGGCGTCGGCGACGCTCGCGGCAACCCCCTGGGGACCGGCGACCCTGTTGCGCGGCGCGGTGCTGCAGGAAATCGAGGCCCTGAAGGCGCGGCCGGGCCGGGAACTGCAGGTGCATGGCAGCGGCAGCCTGGCGGGATCTTTGCTGGCGGCGGGGCTGGTCGACGAGCTGCGGCTGGTGGTGGCGCCGGTGATCGTCGGTGCGGGGCACCGGCTGTTCAAGCACAGCGATGCGGCCACGGCGATGCGGGCGGTGCGCAACGAGACGACGCCCGGCGGGCTGAACGTGCAGGTGTTCGAACGGGTGGGCGAGGCGGAATACGGAACGTTCCAGCGGCCTTAG
- a CDS encoding transcriptional regulator, producing MSAESDAPFAYDGLDRVIHEKARLGILTSLAGRPDGLAFNDLLRLCGLTQGNLSRHLAVLQEAGLIDIHKGYTGNRPLTEIRLTAAGRQRFLDYLSVLERVVRDASARAEQVGPGKAQPA from the coding sequence ATGTCCGCTGAGTCCGACGCCCCCTTCGCCTATGACGGGCTCGACCGCGTCATCCACGAAAAGGCCCGCCTCGGCATCCTCACCTCGCTGGCCGGCCGCCCCGACGGCCTCGCCTTCAACGATCTGCTGCGCCTTTGCGGCCTGACCCAGGGCAATCTCAGCCGCCACCTGGCTGTGCTGCAGGAAGCCGGCCTGATCGACATCCACAAGGGCTATACCGGTAACCGTCCGCTGACCGAAATCCGCCTCACCGCCGCCGGCCGCCAGCGCTTCCTCGACTATTTGTCGGTGCTGGAACGCGTGGTGCGCGATGCCTCGGCCCGGGCGGAGCAGGTTGGGCCGGGCAAGGCGCAGCCCGCGTGA
- a CDS encoding peptidase inhibitor family I36 protein, with amino-acid sequence MKQLLACLSALAMLAFGAVAATAAPVGTPAWSVHPLVLYEGPGKAYDVTGEIDAAVRIYVDRCSKQWCHVRSGRQAGWAKLYDIAFGKVLRHPWQLAPIPYKWGGPGMVCLYEGHNFTGGSFCAKAGASVRDFLLLDADNRYSSVRIEGNVSVDLCRDRDFHSYCERVNDSQRALNGFLDNNVSSMRVY; translated from the coding sequence ATGAAGCAGTTGCTTGCCTGCCTGTCTGCACTGGCGATGCTCGCCTTTGGGGCCGTCGCCGCCACCGCGGCTCCGGTGGGAACGCCGGCCTGGTCGGTGCATCCCCTGGTGCTCTACGAAGGGCCGGGCAAGGCCTATGACGTCACCGGCGAAATCGACGCCGCGGTGCGCATCTATGTCGACCGCTGCTCCAAGCAATGGTGCCACGTCCGCAGCGGCCGCCAGGCCGGCTGGGCCAAGCTCTACGATATCGCCTTCGGCAAGGTGCTCCGCCATCCCTGGCAGCTCGCCCCCATCCCCTACAAGTGGGGCGGCCCCGGCATGGTCTGCCTGTACGAAGGCCACAACTTCACCGGCGGCTCGTTCTGCGCCAAGGCCGGCGCCAGCGTGCGCGATTTCCTGCTGCTCGACGCCGACAACCGCTATTCGTCGGTGCGCATCGAAGGCAACGTCTCGGTCGACCTGTGCCGCGATCGCGACTTCCACAGCTATTGCGAGCGCGTCAACGACAGCCAGCGGGCACTCAACGGCTTTCTCGACAACAATGTGAGCTCGATGCGGGTCTATTGA
- a CDS encoding peptidase inhibitor family I36 protein: MNPIKLAGAAAVLVGSLFVANAASAAVATSTVNVRAAPVNGAVVDVLRAGQEVEIDRCTGGWCYVIKPGPDGWVSANYLSDDDSGDVDTRVIVPDRPGPVRPTPGRPDVDVSIGFNVPGFSFQIGSGGFDIRPGRPGGNRDRVCFYEDTNFRGDSFCARPGERLARLGRWDDTIRSIEVRGDAQALVCERANFNGRCIVISRSVGNLRGANDNISSIRVR; encoded by the coding sequence ATGAACCCCATCAAACTGGCTGGAGCCGCCGCCGTCCTGGTCGGCTCGCTGTTCGTGGCCAATGCGGCCAGCGCGGCGGTAGCCACCAGCACGGTCAATGTCCGCGCCGCGCCGGTCAATGGCGCCGTCGTCGACGTGCTCCGCGCCGGCCAGGAGGTCGAGATCGACCGCTGCACCGGCGGCTGGTGCTACGTAATCAAGCCCGGTCCGGATGGCTGGGTTTCGGCCAACTATCTTTCCGACGACGATTCCGGCGACGTCGACACCCGCGTCATCGTTCCCGACCGGCCCGGTCCGGTGCGCCCCACTCCCGGCCGTCCCGACGTCGACGTGAGCATCGGCTTCAACGTCCCCGGCTTCAGCTTCCAGATCGGTTCGGGCGGCTTCGACATCCGGCCCGGTCGTCCGGGCGGCAACCGCGATCGCGTCTGCTTCTACGAGGACACCAACTTCCGCGGCGACAGCTTCTGCGCCCGTCCGGGTGAGCGCCTGGCCCGCCTCGGCCGCTGGGACGATACGATCCGCTCGATCGAAGTGCGCGGCGATGCACAGGCCCTGGTCTGCGAGCGCGCCAACTTCAACGGCCGCTGCATCGTGATCTCGCGCAGCGTCGGAAACCTGCGCGGCGCCAACGACAACATCAGCTCGATCCGCGTCCGCTAA
- the arfB gene encoding alternative ribosome rescue aminoacyl-tRNA hydrolase ArfB, which produces MLASACNSRSPLIPDSLHIGGAVHLPLSEISIDYIRSPGPGGQNVNKVSSAAQLRFDLLGSPSLPEPVKQRAAALAGSRLTTEGVIVITANRLRSQPLNRDDAIDRLVAMLREALVPPKPRRPTRPTLGSKQRRLDGKSQRGATKKLRSSKNWD; this is translated from the coding sequence GTGCTAGCCTCCGCCTGCAACTCACGGAGCCCTCTCATTCCCGACTCCCTCCATATCGGCGGCGCCGTGCATCTCCCTCTGTCGGAGATCTCGATCGACTATATCCGCAGCCCCGGCCCGGGCGGGCAGAACGTCAACAAGGTGTCGAGCGCCGCTCAGCTGCGCTTCGACCTGCTGGGATCCCCGTCGCTGCCCGAACCGGTCAAGCAGCGCGCCGCCGCCCTCGCCGGCAGCCGGCTGACCACCGAGGGCGTCATCGTCATCACCGCCAATCGCCTGCGCAGCCAGCCACTCAACCGCGACGATGCCATCGACCGCCTGGTCGCCATGCTGCGCGAAGCGCTGGTGCCGCCGAAACCGCGCCGCCCGACCCGCCCGACGCTCGGCTCCAAACAGCGCCGCCTCGACGGCAAGAGCCAGCGCGGCGCCACCAAGAAGCTCCGCAGTTCGAAAAACTGGGACTGA
- a CDS encoding DNA cytosine methyltransferase, protein MTNRPKIAAVDLFCGVGGLTYGLESAGIDVRLGVDIDPECEYPISENTGARFEKADVGAMKVEVLEDALRGGAVRLLAGCAPCQPFSTYAQSAKEAVANDEDREARDDWKLVGRFGDFVKALQPDLVTMENVPPLARQPVFRKLLSDLEGYSVDYRVVECRTIGLPQRRKRLVLVASKLGPISIPEFEFPEKSVRKVIGDLPKLEAGQVDVTDRLHRASSLSKLNLDRIRASIPGGTWRDWPEELRAACHVRESGGTYPSVYGRMEWDEPAPTITTQCFGYGNGRFGHPEQDRAISLREAAMLQGFPRDYAFIPSDEPVSFAKLGRLIGNAVPVTLGEMIGKLLVEHVQRLGDATPQANELARARG, encoded by the coding sequence ATGACCAATCGCCCAAAAATCGCCGCCGTTGACCTGTTCTGCGGAGTTGGTGGGCTTACCTATGGCCTTGAATCTGCTGGGATTGATGTGCGGCTGGGTGTCGACATCGACCCTGAGTGCGAATATCCGATAAGCGAAAATACTGGAGCACGCTTCGAGAAGGCCGACGTCGGAGCAATGAAGGTCGAGGTGTTGGAAGACGCGCTGCGCGGAGGCGCAGTTCGGCTACTAGCGGGGTGCGCGCCCTGTCAGCCATTCTCAACCTACGCTCAATCGGCCAAAGAGGCGGTTGCGAACGACGAGGACCGAGAGGCCCGCGACGATTGGAAACTGGTTGGACGCTTCGGTGATTTCGTAAAGGCCCTGCAACCCGACCTGGTCACGATGGAGAACGTGCCTCCGCTTGCTAGGCAGCCCGTCTTTAGAAAACTGCTGAGCGATCTCGAAGGCTACTCGGTCGACTACCGCGTAGTGGAATGCCGAACGATCGGTCTACCTCAGCGCCGCAAGCGACTTGTGCTTGTGGCATCGAAACTGGGTCCCATTAGCATCCCAGAGTTCGAGTTTCCTGAGAAGTCAGTTCGCAAGGTTATTGGCGACCTGCCAAAGCTGGAGGCCGGCCAAGTAGACGTAACTGATCGCCTGCACCGCGCCAGCAGTCTCAGCAAGCTCAATCTCGATCGCATCCGGGCATCTATCCCGGGAGGCACGTGGAGAGATTGGCCTGAAGAACTACGGGCAGCATGCCATGTCCGAGAGAGCGGCGGAACTTATCCTTCGGTCTACGGCCGTATGGAGTGGGATGAACCAGCTCCTACCATAACCACACAGTGTTTTGGCTATGGCAACGGCCGATTCGGCCATCCTGAGCAAGACCGAGCCATCAGTCTACGAGAAGCAGCAATGCTACAAGGATTTCCAAGAGACTATGCGTTCATCCCAAGTGATGAGCCAGTCAGCTTCGCGAAATTGGGGCGGCTTATCGGTAATGCGGTTCCCGTCACCCTTGGCGAAATGATTGGGAAGTTGCTGGTAGAGCACGTTCAGCGACTAGGCGACGCCACCCCTCAAGCCAACGAACTCGCTCGGGCGCGGGGGTAG
- a CDS encoding ArsR/SmtB family transcription factor: MQTADPLSATLSALADPTRRALLARLSEGEATVNELAEPFDITLQAVSRHLKVLEAAGLISRGREAQWRPCRLETAPLQQVDGWLARYRVFWEGSFDKMGAYLAEITKGDDNGRKN; the protein is encoded by the coding sequence ATGCAGACCGCCGACCCCCTCAGCGCCACGCTCTCGGCCCTGGCCGATCCGACGCGCCGCGCCCTGCTGGCCCGGCTCAGCGAAGGCGAGGCGACGGTCAACGAACTGGCCGAACCCTTCGACATCACCCTGCAGGCGGTCTCGCGCCACCTCAAGGTGCTCGAGGCGGCCGGACTGATCAGCCGCGGCCGTGAGGCGCAGTGGCGCCCCTGCCGGCTCGAAACCGCGCCGCTGCAGCAGGTCGATGGCTGGCTGGCCCGTTACCGCGTGTTCTGGGAGGGCAGCTTCGACAAGATGGGCGCCTATCTCGCCGAAATCACCAAAGGGGACGACAATGGCCGCAAGAACTGA
- a CDS encoding SRPBCC family protein, translated as MAARTDGRLQPGPDPLKLRDDELFITRSFDAPLAIVWRMWQDPEHMIRWWGPEGFTVTDLSSDFRPGGAWRVGMTSATYPKSWSSGSYLEIEPHKRIVLSFAWDEGAGDTLPTTITVQFEERAGRTTQHFHQAPFSSVASRDSHVGGWNSLFNKEEQYAAALAKGVQLPQLT; from the coding sequence ATGGCCGCAAGAACTGATGGCCGCCTTCAGCCGGGTCCCGACCCGCTGAAGCTGCGCGACGACGAGCTGTTCATCACCCGCAGCTTCGATGCGCCGCTCGCCATCGTCTGGCGCATGTGGCAGGACCCCGAGCACATGATCCGCTGGTGGGGCCCCGAAGGTTTCACCGTCACCGACCTCAGCTCGGACTTCCGCCCCGGCGGCGCCTGGCGGGTCGGCATGACCTCCGCGACATATCCCAAGAGCTGGTCGAGTGGGAGCTACCTCGAGATCGAACCGCACAAGCGCATCGTCCTCAGCTTTGCCTGGGACGAGGGCGCCGGCGACACCCTGCCCACCACCATCACCGTGCAGTTCGAAGAGCGCGCCGGACGCACCACCCAGCATTTCCACCAGGCGCCGTTCAGCTCGGTCGCCTCGCGCGACAGCCATGTCGGCGGCTGGAACTCGCTGTTCAACAAGGAAGAGCAATACGCGGCGGCTTTGGCCAAGGGCGTGCAGTTGCCGCAGTTGACCTGA
- a CDS encoding SRPBCC domain-containing protein — MTQSFDPERDLSIERFIRAPRAAVWTAWTDPRQFEQWWVPAPAQCRAVRFDAVPGGPLVTEISEAGSPFAPHMDACFILVEPQRRLIFTDALLAGYRPAPTSFITAEITLAEADGGTQYTARVMHADRAARDRHAELGFYDGWGTVIGQLARFVEAPSN, encoded by the coding sequence ATGACCCAGAGCTTCGACCCCGAGCGCGACCTCAGCATCGAGCGCTTCATCCGCGCCCCGCGCGCCGCGGTGTGGACTGCCTGGACCGATCCGCGGCAGTTCGAGCAATGGTGGGTGCCGGCGCCGGCCCAGTGCCGCGCCGTCCGCTTCGACGCGGTTCCTGGCGGCCCGCTGGTCACCGAGATCAGCGAAGCCGGAAGCCCTTTCGCTCCGCACATGGATGCCTGCTTCATCCTGGTCGAGCCGCAGCGCCGGCTGATCTTCACCGACGCGCTGCTCGCCGGCTACCGCCCGGCGCCCACGAGCTTCATCACCGCCGAGATCACCCTCGCCGAGGCCGACGGCGGCACGCAATACACCGCCCGCGTGATGCACGCCGACCGCGCTGCCCGCGACCGCCACGCCGAACTCGGCTTCTACGACGGCTGGGGCACGGTGATCGGCCAGCTGGCGCGGTTTGTCGAGGCGCCGAGCAACTGA
- a CDS encoding DUF262 domain-containing protein has translation MAKKIKSNITAEQIAKAEEAISAVSRQVRFTIVEYPISVYVSRFGNDTDDRYFVPEYQRNAAWNDEQKSQFIESLLVGLPIPFMFFYQTPVGRMEIVDGSQRMRAMRSFIKESLRLKELVLVPELNGFRFGDLPQERRNKLEDFTIRTIVLDTDTDPSTRAEMFARINRAGTAANEAEIRRGSLPGPMTDLIKELAESAEFAAATPISDKAVDQREREELVTRFFAYTDTSDAPDGRFLGYRDRPKKFLYDYLKGANERAKQDASIIEQKRAEFFRVLDFVANTFPLGFRRNGSGPPVPRVRFEAIAVGSALALRQMPNLHVEKETVARRMTESGFDKIVVSDGANVRAKLEGRIDLAKNILLQQ, from the coding sequence ATGGCGAAGAAGATCAAATCTAACATTACTGCAGAACAGATTGCCAAGGCCGAAGAGGCGATATCGGCCGTGTCCCGCCAAGTACGATTTACGATTGTCGAGTACCCCATATCAGTCTATGTGAGCAGGTTTGGAAACGACACGGACGACCGCTATTTTGTTCCGGAGTATCAACGCAACGCCGCTTGGAACGACGAACAAAAGTCCCAGTTTATTGAATCACTTCTCGTCGGATTGCCGATACCATTTATGTTCTTCTACCAGACCCCCGTTGGAAGAATGGAGATAGTGGACGGATCGCAAAGAATGCGTGCGATGCGATCGTTCATAAAAGAGAGCCTGCGACTTAAGGAGCTCGTTCTCGTTCCTGAGTTAAATGGCTTCCGCTTTGGTGACCTCCCTCAGGAACGGCGAAACAAGCTAGAAGACTTCACGATCCGAACTATTGTTTTAGATACAGACACAGATCCCTCGACTCGTGCGGAGATGTTTGCCCGGATCAATCGCGCAGGAACGGCAGCCAATGAAGCGGAGATCCGGCGCGGCTCGTTACCTGGCCCGATGACTGATCTGATCAAAGAGCTGGCAGAGTCGGCAGAGTTTGCGGCGGCAACGCCGATATCCGACAAGGCAGTAGATCAGCGCGAGCGCGAAGAACTCGTAACGCGTTTCTTTGCCTACACCGATACTTCCGACGCCCCTGACGGAAGGTTCCTAGGTTATCGGGACCGACCGAAGAAGTTCCTTTACGACTACCTAAAGGGAGCGAACGAGCGTGCCAAACAGGACGCCAGCATCATCGAACAGAAGCGAGCTGAATTTTTCCGAGTACTGGATTTTGTCGCCAATACGTTCCCACTAGGGTTCCGCAGAAATGGCAGTGGCCCCCCAGTACCTCGAGTCCGCTTCGAGGCAATCGCGGTCGGTTCTGCCCTCGCGCTACGTCAAATGCCCAACCTTCATGTGGAGAAGGAAACCGTGGCCCGTCGAATGACCGAGAGTGGTTTTGACAAGATCGTCGTCTCCGACGGGGCCAATGTTCGCGCAAAACTAGAAGGACGTATCGACCTCGCAAAAAATATTCTGCTTCAGCAATGA
- a CDS encoding ArsR/SmtB family transcription factor, protein MQADSAQLDGIFQALADPTRRAILTQLGHGPAAVGELAKPFDMALPSFMKHVAALEQSGLIRTSKSGRVRTCTLERGTFALVDRWLGQQRRLWSERTDRLEAFVTRGDT, encoded by the coding sequence ATGCAGGCGGACAGCGCGCAACTCGATGGAATTTTCCAGGCTCTTGCCGATCCGACGCGGCGGGCCATCCTGACGCAGCTCGGCCACGGGCCGGCCGCCGTCGGCGAACTGGCGAAGCCGTTCGACATGGCCCTGCCCTCGTTCATGAAGCATGTCGCAGCGCTCGAGCAGAGCGGCCTGATCCGCACCTCGAAATCCGGCCGGGTGCGCACCTGCACCCTCGAGCGCGGGACTTTCGCGCTGGTCGACCGCTGGCTCGGCCAGCAGCGCCGGCTGTGGAGCGAGCGCACTGACCGGCTCGAGGCGTTCGTGACAAGGGGTGACACATGA
- the uppS gene encoding polyprenyl diphosphate synthase, whose protein sequence is MQTTLDHKLHVAIIMDGNGRWAGARGLPRPAGHQVGADAVRAIVRAAIAHDIGALSLYAFSTYNWRRSETEVAGLMALLRHFLLVEARQLRDANVRVSILGRRDRLPLGLVKAIAAAERSTAACTGLHLRIAIDYSARDAILAAAARGASSEAIAAGLGTEDVDFLIRTGGDQRLSDFMLWECAQAELYFTSVKWPDFGPAEFDAALADYGTRVRSFGGVPEPIRAMAG, encoded by the coding sequence ATGCAAACCACTCTTGATCACAAACTCCACGTCGCCATCATCATGGACGGCAACGGCCGCTGGGCCGGGGCCCGTGGCCTGCCGCGGCCGGCCGGTCACCAGGTCGGCGCGGACGCCGTCCGGGCCATTGTCCGCGCCGCCATCGCCCACGATATCGGCGCGCTGTCGCTCTATGCCTTCTCCACCTATAACTGGCGCCGTTCCGAGACCGAGGTGGCCGGGCTGATGGCGTTGCTCCGCCATTTCCTGCTGGTCGAAGCCCGCCAGTTGCGCGACGCCAATGTGCGCGTCTCCATTCTCGGCCGGCGCGACCGGCTGCCGCTCGGGCTGGTGAAGGCCATCGCTGCCGCCGAGCGCAGCACCGCCGCCTGCACCGGTCTGCACCTGCGCATCGCCATCGACTATTCCGCCCGCGACGCCATTCTCGCCGCTGCGGCGCGCGGCGCCTCCTCCGAGGCTATCGCCGCGGGGCTGGGCACCGAAGATGTGGATTTCCTCATCCGCACCGGCGGCGACCAGCGGTTGTCCGATTTCATGTTGTGGGAATGCGCCCAGGCCGAGCTCTATTTCACCTCGGTGAAGTGGCCCGATTTCGGCCCGGCGGAGTTCGATGCGGCGCTGGCGGATTATGGCACGCGGGTGCGCAGTTTCGGCGGCGTGCCAGAACCTATCAGGGCGATGGCCGGGTAG
- a CDS encoding MAE_28990/MAE_18760 family HEPN-like nuclease, with product MSELATSLSDRREEFETHFAVAVAVEERIFAGDDISIGGIKLSARYLLTMKSGLLVHLYNIVESTMTRASNLVGGAFGSVTPRQWTEKALREWLRENAVARIDGNEDTRLNTVHRFSALLVEGAPLGPQMLKKPSGTWTDKSIVEFARRLGVRFRLNRVLAAAIAERPEFGDQSPLEFLAERRNALAHGRRSFEEGANDLTLSQIRGLADAVFIYLEATAGAFQLYVDESHYLVTQ from the coding sequence ATGAGTGAGTTGGCGACCTCTCTAAGCGACCGGCGGGAAGAGTTCGAAACTCACTTTGCCGTAGCAGTGGCCGTCGAAGAGAGAATCTTCGCGGGCGATGACATCTCGATCGGCGGAATCAAGCTTTCGGCACGATATCTCCTAACGATGAAGTCGGGCCTGCTGGTGCATCTCTACAACATCGTTGAGTCCACCATGACACGTGCTAGCAACCTGGTGGGCGGCGCATTTGGAAGCGTCACACCTAGGCAGTGGACGGAGAAGGCACTTCGCGAGTGGCTACGCGAAAACGCCGTCGCACGTATCGATGGTAACGAAGACACTCGATTAAATACGGTGCACCGTTTCTCGGCGCTGCTGGTAGAAGGCGCTCCGCTCGGCCCGCAGATGCTCAAGAAGCCATCTGGCACATGGACCGACAAGAGCATTGTGGAGTTCGCTAGGCGACTCGGCGTAAGATTTCGATTGAATCGTGTGCTGGCGGCAGCCATCGCAGAGCGACCAGAGTTCGGGGATCAAAGCCCGCTCGAATTCCTAGCTGAGCGACGAAACGCGTTAGCACACGGTCGGCGATCCTTTGAGGAAGGAGCGAATGATCTGACGCTCAGCCAAATTCGCGGCCTTGCCGATGCCGTATTCATCTATCTCGAGGCAACGGCAGGCGCTTTCCAGCTGTACGTTGACGAGAGCCACTACTTGGTTACCCAATGA